AATCTCGATTAAGAGGCAACCAAGGAGTGCCCTTCGTGAATCCTCCATTTTCTTCATTTGTCCATTGCATCGGTGTTCTGGATTTATCCCTCCCACTAAATAAGGGCCAAAATTTTTTGCCTAAGGGATCGCTAATATGCTTACGCTTTATTTTTTGATTCTGCATACCAATTTCTTCACCATAATAAATAAATGGAGTCCCTCTTAATGTGAGCAGCAAAACTGCTAATATCTTTGCTTTATCGGCTTTATGCATACCCATGCCAAAACGGTTATAACTTCGCAACAAATCGTGGTTGCTTAATACATGGCAGGGCCATGCTTTTTCCGGAATACTACTTTCAACTTCCCTGATATATCTGGCATATCTTTTTGAACTCCAATAGCGAAAAATTAGTGAAAAGTTAAATGCCAAATTCAAGGCATCCTCACCATTGCTTAAATAATCGTTAACAATTTTATTATCACCGGGTGGAGGAGTGTAAATTTCACCAACTAACATACGCTGATCGTACTGATCAAGAATTTGTCGTAATGCCCTTACAATCCTTATTGACTTTGGTCTGTTTCGGTTATACATTTTCCGATTAAAAAACAGATTACTCGGGAATCTTCGGTTATTTCGAAATTTTCGATCCTTTATAATAAAGTTAATCACATCAAGCCGGAATCCATCAACACCCATATCAAGCCAAAATTTAATTTCCTGATAAAATGTATGTTGCAGTTCTTTATTTCGCCAATTAAGATCTGGTTGCTCTTTTAAAAAAGAGTGAAAGTAATACTGTTCCGTTTTCGAATCCCATTCCCATCCGCTTCCACCAAATACAGATTTCCAGTTATTTGGAGCTTTACCCTTTTTCCCATCTTTCCAAATATACCAATCCCTTTTGTCGTTTTCTTTGGATTCACTGGATTCAATAAACCATTTGTGCATGTGTGAAGTATGATTCATAACCATGTCCATTATCACCCTAATGCCCTTTTGGTGAGCATGAAAAAGGAGATTTTTGAAATCTTCCATATCTCCATATGATTTATCAATTGATCGATAATCTTGAATATCGTAACCATAATCATTTAATGGAGATTCATAAATAGGAGAAAGCCAAATTGCACTAACCCCAAGAACTTTCAAATAATCTAATTTCTCAATAATTCCCTTCAAATCTCCAATTCCATCATTATTTGAATCATAGAAACTACGTGGATAAATATGATAAATAACCCCGTGTTTCCACCAAATGAAATCAAAATCTTGTTTAACGCTCATCATTAAATTTGATTGGGTTATAAGTCCATATCCTCAAGGAATTGATCTAAAATAAATTCTTTATTGTAAATCTTGGCCCTTTCAACAGCTGATTTTTTAAACTCATTTGCTAATGAATTATTTGAAAAATAACTATTAATAAATGTTTTCATTTCCTTCTTCCCGGAAGCAAGAAATCCACATTCACCATGTTCAATAATATCCTTTGGGCCTTTTGAATTGTATGCAATTACCGGCAATCCGCAACTTAACGACTCCAACACAACTAAACTGAATGTATCGAATTTTGAGGGCAGGATCAATAAATCAGCGGATGAATAGATATCAGGTAGTTTCTCACCGTCTACCCATCCCAGAAAGACCGCATCAGGAAGCAATTTTTTTAACTTATCTTCCGCGGGGCCGGTTCCGGCAAACACCAATTTTAAATTCGGAAACTCATCATGAATGGAATCATAAATTTCAGCTACATCAAAAACCCCTTTCTCGGCACTAAGTCTACCAGTAAATAACAATACCTTGTCATCCTCCTCAAGATTGAATATTTCCTTTTTATTTGAAGTGCGCGGGTAGAATTTCTCATCGACCCAATGAGCCGTTAAAAACACTTTTTTAAAGTCAATCTCCATTTCTTTACCGATGAGCCATTTTTGGTGATCAGTATTTAATACAAACAGATGGTCAAATCCTGTATAAAAAGCTCTTAACAATCGTCTTATCCGGTCCTGATTATGAATATCCAGGTTTAATGCTTTCTTCGAAAACATGACCCAATCGGTATGCATATAAAAGTATGCAGGGACAGAATATGCATTTTTTAAATACAATGACACCATACCCATAATGCCTTCGGTTGAGCAAATAACGCGATCATATTCGTTTTCTAAAAACAAATGGTGGATCTCATTAAAATTCGGAAAACGGATCGGTTGTTGTTCATAAAATGGTAACGTAAATTCACCAAGGGGCTTAATAACAATTAAATGATCGTCGGACACAATATCGTTACTGCATACCATGATATCAATAGGCAGATCCAATCTTTTTATTTCGCGGAGCATTTCTTGCAACACAATGGACACCCCATTTTTATCATTAAAAGTATCGGTAAGCCATAGCGCACGTTTAGGATGTTGCAGTTTCCCAATTTTATCAGAAAAAGTTTTAAGAAGTGACCTACTATGATACAATACCCTTGCACTCGTAAATTGTGCGCCTAAAATCAATATCGAAGCCAGAAAAGGAAATGGCAAGCCATCAATGAAATCGGCAAGATTAGGATTTGACATTTTTTTGCCACTGAACCAATTTTTCTTGTTATCATTCGATTCCAGAAGCAACCTCATTTCACTTGGGATCTCTAATTTTTCAATAATATCCGTAAGTTCAATATTTTTAAATGAATCATTCGAAAAAGCATTCTCGATTTTTAGCTTTAAGCGATCAAACAGTATTTTGTTCAGTTTGAAGCTAATCATGTCAATGGCACTGCTCATTTGCTCTACCATCTCCTGCCCCTTCAGGTCATGCGATTTCGCAATTTTCTGTGCTTCATCAAAGACGGGTTTATACACTTTCGGGATCATGAATCTTTTCGATTTTGACTGAACTTTCCCCATGAAACTATCATGAAATAATTCGACAAATCGCATGGTAACTTTATGCCTTCGCAATTCGGTAAAAGCATTGGTAACTATAAAAGCCAATATTTTATCCTTAATGGAACCCTTGTGCAGCAATATCCGCATCAATCCAGGATCTTCTTTGTACATGGCTATCTGGCAAATGTAATCTAGAAATGCTATGGTCAATTTTTCCGAATTTTGATGGGTTCCGTAAGGTACCATATCTCCATTCCATATGGCTTCAAGAGCAAGTGCCGAAGCGGGTTCAAATTTCAATCTTTCTGCAAGATTTGGGATATGAAGCCGGGTTCCTGTTTGCCCTGTAAAGATCCCCATGTGACTATCTGAACCCCCAGAAAATGATTTTTTATATGGATTTGTACAATATAAACTTAAGTCAATATCAAACTTTTTCGCATCATTATCAATTTGTTCCCTGGTCAAGCTTTCAAGCCATGTTTTTACCAGCATATTCTGCCAGGTATCTCGCTGACCATTTAGCACTTCAAAGCGTTCAAAAACCAAAGCCATCTTACTGAAAAAATCGAATGGAGGGGTCCCCTTTACACTGTAATGATATAATGGATGTGCCCAAATGGTTGGAATATTATGAGCGTGGGCATACATTAAAAACTGATAGACATTCTTTCGTAGTTTATTAAGTTTTATCTCTTGCTTTTGAGTGAACCCATAAGTTAAAACATGAATGCCAATATCAAAATCGGGAACTGTACAACTAAATTCGGTCCCAACAAGAACATCTATTCCCTTCTCTATCAAATCAAAACAAGATCGGGCATTATTGTGATTTGTAATTGTGATAACATCAGTTTTATTTTTTTTCAGTGTTTTAAGCAACCTTTCTGTAGGGAGCCATGTTTCAGGTACTTTTAATATCCTCCCTAATAATTCATCCGGAACATCACTATTATAGTCGTGACAATGAAGGTCGATTTTCAGTACCTCATCCTCCGGAAATTTTTGCTTTTGCGAATTCAGATATGTTTTTAGTTCGTAAGCCAGTTCATTTTTAAATGATGAAGGTGTCTTATCAATTACATTCATATTTTAAGGTTATAAGATTTGAACACAAAATTAGAATAGTTTAAAGCGTATTAATAATAAGGGGCTTAAGAAAACGAAAATGTATCTGATTTTTAATACCAGCGTAACTTTAAGGTTACCATTTCTTAATAAGGCTTCAAAATATGAATTTTTTTGTAAT
This window of the Bacteroidota bacterium genome carries:
- a CDS encoding alpha-glucosidase, which encodes MMSVKQDFDFIWWKHGVIYHIYPRSFYDSNNDGIGDLKGIIEKLDYLKVLGVSAIWLSPIYESPLNDYGYDIQDYRSIDKSYGDMEDFKNLLFHAHQKGIRVIMDMVMNHTSHMHKWFIESSESKENDKRDWYIWKDGKKGKAPNNWKSVFGGSGWEWDSKTEQYYFHSFLKEQPDLNWRNKELQHTFYQEIKFWLDMGVDGFRLDVINFIIKDRKFRNNRRFPSNLFFNRKMYNRNRPKSIRIVRALRQILDQYDQRMLVGEIYTPPPGDNKIVNDYLSNGEDALNLAFNFSLIFRYWSSKRYARYIREVESSIPEKAWPCHVLSNHDLLRSYNRFGMGMHKADKAKILAVLLLTLRGTPFIYYGEEIGMQNQKIKRKHISDPLGKKFWPLFSGRDKSRTPMQWTNEENGGFTKGTPWLPLNRD
- a CDS encoding glycosyltransferase translates to MNVIDKTPSSFKNELAYELKTYLNSQKQKFPEDEVLKIDLHCHDYNSDVPDELLGRILKVPETWLPTERLLKTLKKNKTDVITITNHNNARSCFDLIEKGIDVLVGTEFSCTVPDFDIGIHVLTYGFTQKQEIKLNKLRKNVYQFLMYAHAHNIPTIWAHPLYHYSVKGTPPFDFFSKMALVFERFEVLNGQRDTWQNMLVKTWLESLTREQIDNDAKKFDIDLSLYCTNPYKKSFSGGSDSHMGIFTGQTGTRLHIPNLAERLKFEPASALALEAIWNGDMVPYGTHQNSEKLTIAFLDYICQIAMYKEDPGLMRILLHKGSIKDKILAFIVTNAFTELRRHKVTMRFVELFHDSFMGKVQSKSKRFMIPKVYKPVFDEAQKIAKSHDLKGQEMVEQMSSAIDMISFKLNKILFDRLKLKIENAFSNDSFKNIELTDIIEKLEIPSEMRLLLESNDNKKNWFSGKKMSNPNLADFIDGLPFPFLASILILGAQFTSARVLYHSRSLLKTFSDKIGKLQHPKRALWLTDTFNDKNGVSIVLQEMLREIKRLDLPIDIMVCSNDIVSDDHLIVIKPLGEFTLPFYEQQPIRFPNFNEIHHLFLENEYDRVICSTEGIMGMVSLYLKNAYSVPAYFYMHTDWVMFSKKALNLDIHNQDRIRRLLRAFYTGFDHLFVLNTDHQKWLIGKEMEIDFKKVFLTAHWVDEKFYPRTSNKKEIFNLEEDDKVLLFTGRLSAEKGVFDVAEIYDSIHDEFPNLKLVFAGTGPAEDKLKKLLPDAVFLGWVDGEKLPDIYSSADLLILPSKFDTFSLVVLESLSCGLPVIAYNSKGPKDIIEHGECGFLASGKKEMKTFINSYFSNNSLANEFKKSAVERAKIYNKEFILDQFLEDMDL